One Littorina saxatilis isolate snail1 linkage group LG1, US_GU_Lsax_2.0, whole genome shotgun sequence genomic window carries:
- the LOC138980342 gene encoding uncharacterized protein, with translation MCTPNHNALLSYAAGLKVPTPSPYFSLSPAASQLTALDFHRSQFCDYRQLLNIRQYQALHASGLGPYAAYLDPYTQYLYKGDPRARFVQEEPKPAHSYIGLIAMAILSSKENKLVLSDIYQWILDNYPYFRTRGPGWRNSIRHNLSLNDCFIKSGRSANGKGHYWAVHPANVDDFSKGDFRRRRAQRKVRKHMGLSVPDDEDDSPSPSPNPFTWPHNGQEAAKDLSEDCDNNNLSVDGGEAADGLRNGDVATVSGSDGSSVLHSRGFVPLPGSGTGVPHVSKKRQFDMESLLAPDYPMVIVPKVRLLESAASTLTAHQGHHSDLDSTTSEQRHGCLSDDSDVDIEVEDVDDKNTTLDSDKDREVGENESQLLNRSSDSGEMGEADISDKEEEEEEERQKDIQIKVESGDSSEERGNASYTDHHNQVSTATSTSSPFTTPTRNRSTSSSSSALDLSSSSSSPSSSVASLSVMSSGPSPAQTLLLPRSLDAGQRARWMGLGMGVGLGAVGLGGPVPGADLGLRRYSAFHAAGGSGNPGLRGSLASSVGPFIHPVFAAARYPSLVPLGASPSPSASSISPASSALGVAGSDPVGRGLRLDNASQVVTTERL, from the coding sequence ATGTGTACTCCCAACCACAACGCTTTGCTCTCCTATGCTGCAGGCCTAAAGGTACCCACCCCTTCCCCCTACTTCTCCCTCAGTCCTGCAGCCTCCCAGCTCACCGCCCTCGACTTCCACCGCTCACAGTTCTGCGACTACAGGCAGCTGCTGAACATCAGGCAGTACCAGGCTCTGCACGCATCGGGCCTGGGACCCTACGCCGCCTACCTGGACCCCTACACCCAGTACCTGTACAAGGGAGACCCCAGGGCCAGGTTCGTGCAGGAAGAACCCAAGCCCGCCCACTCCTACATCGGCCTGATCGCTATGGCCATTCTCAGCTCCAAAGAGAACAAGCTGGTGCTGAGTGACATCTACCAGTGGATCCTCGACAACTACCCCTACTTCAGGACTCGAGGTCCGGGCTGGAGAAACTCTATACGTCACAACCTGTCCCTTAACGACTGCTTCATCAAGTCCGGCAGGTCAGCCAACGGGAAGGGTCACTACTGGGCGGTGCACCCGGCCAACGTCGACGACTTCTCCAAGGGAGATTTCCGCCGGCGTCGAGCTCAGCGCAAGGTCCGCAAGCACATGGGCCTCAGCGTGCCCGACGACGAAGACGACAGCCCCTCGCCATCCCCCAACCCCTTCACCTGGCCCCACAACGGCCAGGAGGCGGCGAAGGACCTCAGCGAGGACTgcgacaacaacaacctcaGCGTGGACGGCGGGGAAGCGGCGGACGGGCTGAGGAACGGAGACGTAGCCACCGTGTCTGGTTCCGATGGGTCTTCAGTCTTGCACAGTCGGGGCTTCGTGCCTCTCCCGGGTAGCGGGACAGGGGTCCCCCACGTCAGCAAGAAGCGGCAGTTCGACATGGAGAGTCTGCTGGCGCCGGACTACCCCATGGTCATTGTCCCCAAGGTCAGGCTGCTGGAGTCCGCAGCGTCCACGCTGACCGCCCACCAAGGTCACCACAGCGACCTTGACTCCACCACCTCCGAGCAGCGCCATGGATGTCTCAGCGACGACAGCGACGTGGATATTGAGGTGGAGGATGTTGATGACAAGAATACTACCCTGGACTCCGACAAGGACAGAGAAGTAGGAGAGAACGAGTCCCAGCTGCTGAACCGATCCTCAGACTCCGGCGAGATGGGAGAAGCTGATATTTCTGataaagaggaagaggaggaggaggagagacagaaagatatcCAAATCAAAGTCGAATCTGGGGACTCTTCTGAAGAACGAGGCAACGCTAGCTACACCGACCACCACAATCAAGTCTCAACGGCCACCTCAACATCCTCCCCTTTCACCACCCCCACCCGAAACCGCTCCACCTCGTCCTCGTCCTCAGCCCTGGATCTCTCCTCGTCGTCGTCCTCGCCTTCGTCCTCAGTGGCGTCATTGTCTGTGATGTCATCAGGCCCCTCTCCCGCCCAGACCTTGCTGCTGCCCAGAAGTCTGGACGCTGGCCAGAGGGCTCGCTGGATGGGcctggggatgggggtggggttagGGGCAGTTGGGCTCGGCGGACCGGTGCCCGGAGCGGACTTAGGTCTCCGTCGTTACAGCGCTTTCCACGCTGCCGGAGGGAGTGGGAACCCGGGACTCCGGGGTTCGCTTGCCTCCTCCGTGGGTCCCTTCATCCACCCCGTGTTCGCTGCTGCCAGGTACCCCTCCCTCGTGCCCCTCGGCgcttccccctccccttcagCTTCCTCCATCTCTCCGGCCTCCTCAGCCTTAGGGGTTGCGGGTTCGGATCCCGTTGGTAGAGGACTTCGACTGGATAATGCTAGTCAAGTTGTGACCACTGAAAGGTTGTAG